GCACCGGGCCCGGACGGCGAGGAGCCTACGTGAGCGTGCCCCGGCGAATCCTCGTGGGCGTCGACGGCTCGGCGTGCGCCCAGCGTGCGCTGCAGTGGACCGTGGCGTTGGCCGAGGCGCTCGGGGCGGACGTCGTGGCGGTCCATGCCCTCGGCCTACTCACCCACCTGCCGGGCCCCGCCGTCCCCTCGGCGGGACACCACGACGACGTGCAGCGCGCCTTCGAACAGTGGTGCGAGCCGCTGCGATCGTCGCCGGTTGCACACCGGTGCCTGCTGGTGGAGGGCAACCCCGTCATCGCGCTCCTCACCGCCGGCGACGAGCACGACGCCGATCTCCTCGTGGTGGGGAGCAGGGGCACGGGTGGATTCCCCGGCCTGCAGCTCGGGAGCTCGAGCCTCCAGCTCGTCCAGCACTCGTCGCGGCCCGTCGTGGTCGTCCCGGCGCGACCCGGCGACCTGCCCGCGGACGGCGACCGCCGCCCGGACTGACAGGGCCGCGCCGTGGGGCAAGTACTCCGGGCAATTCAGCGACCCCCGACGGCCACCTCCGGAAGGTGGCGTGCACCCGTGACGGTGCTCTGCCTCCCCCGCCGCGCCGACTCGACCGACTACCAGACGGGGGCCCAGGTGCGGTCGAACCAGCGGCGGATGCGGCTC
This sequence is a window from Acidimicrobiales bacterium. Protein-coding genes within it:
- a CDS encoding universal stress protein, which produces MPRRILVGVDGSACAQRALQWTVALAEALGADVVAVHALGLLTHLPGPAVPSAGHHDDVQRAFEQWCEPLRSSPVAHRCLLVEGNPVIALLTAGDEHDADLLVVGSRGTGGFPGLQLGSSSLQLVQHSSRPVVVVPARPGDLPADGDRRPD